One region of Pongo pygmaeus isolate AG05252 chromosome 21, NHGRI_mPonPyg2-v2.0_pri, whole genome shotgun sequence genomic DNA includes:
- the LOC129021594 gene encoding serine/arginine repetitive matrix protein 1-like: MGRGCGARRESGREIERRRLGETPSAREIKPGAARERRQERETDPREPGREPETQRGERGRKRGRASERASEAARRSRQTARERGPREQGRGAARPSPAARSRPRRCPPAPPGLHTARAAGLAPGPQSRPLPPPSRQPGPLPPSLPPPPVFPPPGEASGLRPGRHLLCEQAPASSATLGRERGLRAARPAGEGCKLRARPGRAASPPAPAPGPRHPRAGPRLLSREGGPASRRSPLGLGTRRASGSDNVPVQKPARLVPSPDRSRSAPPRPCQARTCAAREGWKALEAPPGLPRGQVPAPLCANLFF; the protein is encoded by the exons ATGGGCCGCGGCTGCGGAGCGAGGAGGGAGAGCGGCC gAGAAATCGAGAGACGGAGACTGGGAGAGACCCCAAGCGCGCGAGAAATAAAGCCAGGGGCGGCCAGAGagaggcggcaggagagagaaacagacccaAGGGAGCCAGGCAGAGagccagagacacagagaggcgagagggggagaaagagggggagagcgagcgagcgagcgagcgaggcGGCGCGCAGATCGAGACAGACTGCGCGGGAGAGAGGACCGCGCGAGCAGGGGCGAGGGGCAGCACGGCCGAGCCCGGCCGCGCGGAGCCGCCCCCGCCGCTGCCCACCTGCCCCGCCCGGGCTCCACACGGCGCGGGCGGCTGGGCTCGCTCCCGGCCCGCAGTCCCGGCCGCTGCCCCCGCCCTCCCGGCAGCCcggccccctccctccttcccttccccctcctcccgtCTTCCCGCCGCCCGGGGAGGCTTCGGGGCTCCGGCCCGGCCGGCACCTTCTCTGCGAGCAAGCGCCCGCTAGCAGCGCGACCCTTGGGAGGGAGCGAGGGCTGCGAGCTGCGCGCCCGGCCGGGGAGGGCTGCAAGCTGCGCGCCCGGCCGGGGAGGGCAGCGTCGCCCCCCGCGCCGGCGCCCGGGCCCCGGCACCCCCGCGCGGGCCCCCGGCTGCTGTCCCGGGAAGGCGGCCCCGCGAGCCGCCGCAGCCCGCTGGGGCTCGGGACTAGACGAGCCTCCGGCTCCGACAATGTGCCAGTTCAGAAGCCCGCGCGGCTGGTCCCCAGCCCCGACCGGTCCCGCTCTGCCCCTCCCCGTCCCTGCCAGGCTCGGACCTGCGCCGCCCGCGAGGGCTGGAAGGCACTAGAAGCGCCGCCGGGGCTGCCCAGAGGCCAGGTCCCCGCTCCACTTTGCGCAAACTTGTTTTTCTAA